The Glycine soja cultivar W05 chromosome 8, ASM419377v2, whole genome shotgun sequence genome has a window encoding:
- the LOC114422977 gene encoding gamma-glutamyl peptidase 5-like, whose protein sequence is MEKKRFGVLMCAEDSEYVKKVYGGYSGVFVRMLAEEGETWDVYKVACGDFPDEDDLGLYDGFVITGSCSDAHGNDTWVNDLLNLLRKLDSMNKKILGICFGHQILGRALGGKVTRSPTGWDLGVRTITLSPSLPFALISLDLPSRLSIIECHRDEIRELPAKAEVIAWSDKTGIEMFRYGDHIMGIQGHPEYSKDILFHLIDRLIQRNYIIDVFGKQARDRAALWEPDREAWKKLCVTFLKGRL, encoded by the exons ATGGAGAAGAAGAGATTTGGTGTGTTGATGTGCGCAGAGGATTCAGAGTACGTGAAGAAAGTGTACGGAGGATATTCTGGAGTTTTCGTGAGAATGCTGGCGGAGGAGGGAGAGACATGGGACGTGTACAAGGTGGCGTGTGGGGATTTTCCTGATGAAGATGACTTGGGTCTCTATGATGGCTTTGTGATCACTGGGAGTTGCAGTGATGCACATGGCAACGACACATGGGTGAATGATCTCCTCAACTTGCTCCGCAAACTCGATTCCATGAACAAGAAAATCCTCGGAATTTGCTTCGGCCACCAG ATACTTGGGCGTGCATTGGGAGGGAAGGTGACTCGTTCTCCTACTGGATGGGACCTTGGTGTCAGAACCATAACACTGTCACCATCTTTGCCATTTGCTTTGATTTCTCTTGATCTTCCATCAAGGCTTTCCATTATCGAATGCCACAGGGATGAG ATCCGAGAGCTACCTGCCAAGGCAGAGGTGATTGCTTGGTCGGATAAGACTGGAATTGAAATGTTTAGGTATGGAGATCACATTATGGGAATCCAAGGTCACCCTGAGTACTCCAAAGACATTCTTTTTCACCTTATTGATCGTCTCATTCAACGCAATTACATCATA GATGTTTTCGGTAAGCAAGCAAGGGACAGGGCTGCATTGTGGGAGCCAGATAGGGAAGCTTGGAAGAAACTCTGTGTCACTTTTTTGAAGGGTCGATTGTGA
- the LOC114421364 gene encoding uncharacterized protein C6C3.02c-like — translation MPRRSSGGRSARPAPRAAPRPAPVHHAPPPAPAQSGGGSMLGGIGSTIAQGMAFGTGSAVAHRAVDAVMGPRTIQHETVVTEAAAAAPAPTANTFGGDACSIHTKAFQDCLNGYGNDISKCQFYMDMLAECRKNSGATLSM, via the exons ATGCCTCGCCGTAGCTCCGGTG GAAGATCTGCCCGTCCTGCTCCTCGGGCAGCTCCTCGTCCTGCTCCAG TTCACCATGCTCCTCCTCCAGCCCCTGCTCAGAGTGGTGGTGGATCTATGCTTGGTGGCATTGGTTCAACCATAGCTCAAG GTATGGCTTTTGGCACCGGAAGTGCAGTGGCACACAGGGCTGTGGATGCAGTCATGGGTCCTCGTACCATTCAACATGAAACAGTTGTTACAGAGGCTGCTGCTGCTGCCCCTGCACCCACTGCAAATACTTTTGGTGGCGATGCATGCAGCATTCATACAAAGGCATTCCAGGAT TGCCTGAACGGCTATGGGAATGACATTAGCAAGTGCCAGTTTTACATGGATATGCTTGCAGAATGCAGAAAGAACTCTGGAGCCACGTTGAGCATGTAA
- the LOC114421365 gene encoding dynamin-related protein 3A-like, which translates to MAVAGGAAPLGSSVISLVNRLQDIFSRVGSHSAIDLPQVAVVGSQSSGKSSVLEALVGRDFLPRGNDICTRRPLVLQLVQTKPPSQDEFGEFLHLPGRKFHDFSQIRAEIQVETDREAGGNKGVSDKQIRLKIFSPNVLDITLVDLPGITKVPVGDQPSDIEARIRTMIMSYIKTPTCVILAVTPANSDLANSDALQMAGIADPDGNRTIGVITKLDIMDRGTDARNLLLGKVIPLRLGYVGVVNRSQEDILMNRSIKDALVAEEKFFRTHPIYSGLADSCGVPQLAKKLNKILAQHIKSVLPGLRARISASLVTIAKEHASYGEITESKAGQGAVLLNILSKYCDAFSSMVEGKNEEMSTSELSGGARIHYIFQSIFVKSLEEVDPCEDLTDDDIRTAIQNATGPKSALFVPEVPFEVLVRRQISRLLDPSLQCARFIYDELMKISHHCMVTELQRFPFLRKRMDEVIGNFLREGLEPSETMITHVIEMEMDYINTSHPNFIGGSKAIEAAVQQTRSSRVGLPVSRVKDALESDKGPATERSGKSRSILARHANGVVADQGVRATSDVEKVVTSGNTGGSSWGISSIFGGGDNRVSVKEMTASKPHTTEPMHNVQSFSTIHLREPPSVLRPLESNSETEAVEITVTKLLLKSYYDIVRKNVEDLVPKAIMHFLVNNTKRELHNVFIEKLYREDLFEEMLQEPEEVAKKRKNCRELLRAYQQAFKDLNELPLEAETVERGYSLPEITTGLPKIRGLPTSSMYSTSSSGDYYEASPKNTKSKNKKSSHSGELQSPFQDSNGNGGPYTSGYPMAGE; encoded by the exons ATGGCGGTGGCGGGAGGCGCCGCTCCTCTCGGCTCGTCGGTGATCTCGCTGGTGAACCGGCTCCAGGACATCTTCAGTCGCGTGGGGAGCCACTCCGCCATCGACCTCCCTCAGGTTGCGGTGGTCGGCAGCCAGAGCAGCGGCAAGTCCAGCGTCCTCGAAGCCCTCGTCGGCCGTGACTTCCTCCCTCGCGGCAACGACATCTGCACGCGCCGCCCCCTCGTCCTCCAGCTCGTCCAAACCAAACCCCCTTCTCAGGATGAGTTCGGCGAGTTCCTCCACTTGCCTGGCCGCAAGTTCCACGACTTCTCCCAAATTCGCGCCGAAATTCAG GTTGAGACTGATAGGGAAGCTGGAGGGAACAAAGGTGTGTCTGATAAACAGATTCGTTTGAAGATTTTTTCGCCGAATGTTCTCGACATTACGCTCGTGGATCTCCCTGGCATCACCAAGGTTCCCGTTGGCGACCAGCCTTCGGATATCGAGGCTCGAATCAGAACCATGATCATGTCTTACATCAAAACTCCAACCTGTGTCATTCTCGCTGTGACGCCGGCGAATTCGGATTTGGCGAACTCGGATGCTCTTCAGATGGCTGGAATTGCCGATCCTGATG GGAACAGAACGATTGGTGTCATCACGAAG TTGGATATCATGGATAGAGGCACTGATGCGCGGAATCTGTTGCTAGGAAAAGTTATTCCCCTCCGACTTGGTTATGTCGGTGTTGTGAATCGTAGTCAAGAG GATATTCTAATGAACCGAAGTATAAAGGATGCTCTTGTTGCTGAAGAGAAGTTTTTCCGCACTCATCCT ATATACAGTGGCCTAGCAGATAGTTGCGGTGTTCCTCAATTGGCAAAGAAGTTGAACAAG ATTCTTGCACAACACATCAAGTCTGTGTTACCAGGGCTGAGAGCACGTATAAGCGCTTCACTAGTCACTATTGCAAAGGAACATGCAAGCTATGGAGAAATCACAGAGTCCAAG GCTGGACAGGGTGCTGTTCTCCTTAATATTCTTTCAAAATACTGTGATG CATTCTCCTCCATGGTAGAGGGAAAGAATGAGGAGATGTCTACATCTGAGCTGTCTGGGGGTGCAAGAATTCATTACATTTTTCAATCCATCTTTGtgaagagcttagag GAGGTGGATCCATGCGAAGATTTGACTGATGATGATATTCGCACAGCCATACAGAATGCAACTGGACCTAAATCAGCACTGTTTGTTCCTGAA GTCCCGTTTGAAGTGCTTGTACGCAGGCAGATATCTCGACTATTGGATCCAAGTCTTCAGTGCGCTAGGTTTATATATGACGAGTTAATGAAA ATCAGCCATCACTGTATGGTCACTGAATTGCAGCGGTTCCCTTTCTTGAGAAAGCGCATGGATGAAGTTATTGGGAACTTTTTACGAGAAGGCCTAGAACCCTCGGAGACTATGATAACACACGTCATAGAAATGGAG ATGGACTACATCAACACTTCccacccaaattttattggtggAAGTAAGGCAATAGAAGCTGCAGTGCAACAAACCAGGTCTTCTAGAGTTGGTTTACCAGTTTCTAGGGTGAAG GATGCACTGGAATCCGATAAGGGACCAGCTACTGAGAGAAGTGGGAAGTCTCGATCTATTCTTGCAAGACATGCAAATGGAGTAGTGGCTGATCAg ggTGTTCGTGCTACATCAGATGTTGAAAAAGTAGTGACCTCtg GAAACACAGGTGGATCAAGTTGGGGGATCTCATCCATTTTCGGTGGAGGTGATAACCGTGTGTCTGTGAAGGAAATGACAGCTAGTAAACCACATACTACTGAACCAATGCATAATGTGCAGTCATTCTCTACAATTCATTTGAGAGAG CCCCCTTCTGTCTTGAGACCATTGGAGAGCAATTCAGAGACCGAAGCTGTTGAAATCACAGTAACAAAGTTGCTTTTGAAATCATACTATGACATTGTCAGGAAAAATGTTGAGGATCTTGTCCCCAAAGCAATTATGCACTTCTTG GTAAATAACACAAAGAGAGAGCTTCACAATGTCTTCATTGAAAAACTATACAG AGAGGATCTGTTTGAAGAGATGTTGCAAGAACCTGAAGAGGTagccaagaaaagaaaaaactgtCGAGAACTGCTCCGAGCTTATCAACAGGCTTTTAAA GACTTGAACGAACTGCCTCTTGAAGCTGAAACAGTTGAAAGGGGATACAGTTTGCCTGAAATTACTACCGGCTTACCTAAAATTCGTGGATTGCCAACTTCATCTATGTATTCTACTAGCAGTTCGGGAGACTATTATGAAGCTTCTCCCAAGAACACAaagtctaaaaataaaaagtcttcACATTCTGGGGAACTCCAATCTCCATTTCAGGATTCAAACGGAAATGGAGGGCCATACACGTCAGGTTATCCAATGGCTGGTGAATGA
- the LOC114422569 gene encoding GATA transcription factor 24-like, translated as MDNSTLNNPGDNAEDPPPPPAPMQVFDSFQPFHYANGSDEGEEAVPAPVANASSAMRARASELTISFEGEVYVFPAVTPEKVQAVLLLLGAQEMPNSAPTSDFLLQQNYQDIREINDPSRSSKLSRRFASLVRFREKRKERCFEKKIRYSCRKEVAQRMHRKNGQFASLKEDYKSPAENWDSSNGTPCPDSTERRCQHCGISEKSTPAMRRGPAGPRSLCNACGLMWANKGTLRDLSKAGRIAFEQNELDTSADIKPSTTEAKHSYAKQGKEGSPEETKPVQMDSRRSPEKTNEQFIIGTAESVTNNLSVRLENHALILHEQDTLEDLADASGTEFEIPAGFDDQVDIDDANMRTYWL; from the exons ATGGATAACAGCACCCTGAACAATCCCGGCGACAACGCCGAAGACCCGCCACCGCCGCCGGCTCCCATGCAAGTCTTTGATTCCTTCCAACCGTTCCATTACGCCAACGGTTccgatgaaggagaagaagctgttcctGCTCCAGTCGCCAATGCTTCTTCTGCTATGCGCGCCAGAGCTAGCGAACTCACCATTTCCTTCGAAGGCGAAGTCTATGTTTTCCCAGCCGTTACGCCCGAAAAG GTGCAGGCTGTATTATTACTCTTGGGAGCACAGGAGATGCCAAATAGTGCCCCCACCTCTGACTTTTTGTTGCAGCAAAACTATCAGGACATTCgg GAAATAAATGATCCTTCCCGAAGTTCAAAGCTTTCAAGAAGATTTGCATCACTTGTTAGGTTTCGTGAAAAACGAAAGGAGAGATGTTTTGAGAAGAAAATTCGGTACTCTTGCCGTAAAGAGGTTGCTCAGAG GATGCATCGTAAGAATGGACAGTTTGCATCATTGAAGGAAGACTACAAATCTCCTGCTGAAAATTGGGATTCAAGCAATGGTACTCCTTGCCCAGACTCTAC TGAGCGTAGATGCCAGCATTGTGGAATTAGTGAGAAGTCTACTCCAGCTATGCGTCGAGGACCAGCAGGTCCAAGATCTCTGTGCAATGCCTGTGGGCTCATGTGGGCAAATAAG GGAACTCTGAGAGATCTCAGCAAAGCAGGAAGGATTGCTTTTGAACAAAATGAactg GATACTTCAGCTGATATAAAGCCTTCAACAACAGAAGCCAAACATTCTTATGCTAAGCAGGGCAAGGAG ggAAGCCCTGAAGAAACTAAGCCTGTGCAAATGGATTCCAGACGGTCACCTGAGAAGACAAATGAGCAg tttATTATTGGAACTGCTGAATCAGTTACTAACAACTTGTCCGTCCGATTGGAGAATCATGCTCTTATTCTACATGAGCAG GATACTCTTGAGGATCTTGCTGATGCTTCCGGGACCGAATTTGAGATTcctgcaggttttgatgatcaG GTTGACATTGATGATGCCAATATGAGGACTTATTGGCTGTGA